TTTGCGCCGCTTTGACCGCGATACTGGCGGTTTCGTAATCGCGAATCTCGCCGACCATGATGATATCCGGGTCTTGCCGCAAGAACGCCTTGAGGGCTTCGGCGAAGGTCAAACCGGCTTTGGGGTTGACGTTGACCTGGTTGATGCCTTCCACGGTGATCTCTACCGGATCTTCGGCCGTGGAAATATTGGTCTCGACGCTGTTCAGTATGTTCAAACCGGTGTACAGCGACACGGTCTTACCGCTACCGGTCGGCCCGGTGACCAGTACCATGCCGTAGGGTTTATGAATCGCATCGAGGAAGTTTTTCTGTTGTTCCGGTTCGAACCCGAGTTTTTCGATACCGATTTGGGCGCTGGTCGGGTCGAGAATCCGCAACACCACTTTTTCGCCGAACAAGGTCGGACAGGTATTGACCCGGAAATCGATGGCGCGGTTTTTCGATATCTGCATCTTGATCCGGCCGTCCTGCGGCACCCGCCGCTCGGCGATGTCCATTTTCGACATGACTTTCAGCCGGGAAATGATCCGGTTGGCGATGCCCACCGGCGGACTGGCTACTTCCGACAGAATGCCGTCGGCGCGGAAGCGGATGCGGAACCGCTTCTCGAACGGTTCCATGTGAATATCCGATACGCCGCGCTTGATCGAGTCCAGCAGAATCTTGTTGACGAAACGTACGATAGGCGCGTCGTCGATATCCGAACCGCTAGTTTCCTCGGCCGGCTTGGCTTCGTCGCCGGCGGAAATGTCGATGTTGTCCAGATCGTCGTCGAGCAAATCCTTCATCGATGTATCGGCCGCTTCCAATGCGGTATCGATCATCTTCATCAATTTGTCTTCTTCGACCAGGATGTTCTCGGTGTTGTGCCGAGTGTGGAACTTGATCTCGTCCAGGGCCTGGAAATTGGTCGGATCGGCCGTCGCCACGAACAAGCGGTTGCCGCGTTTGAATAAGGGCAATGCGTGGTGCTGGCGAATCAATTTTTCGCTGACCAGTTTGATCGGCAGGAACGACGGATCTATCGCGTCCAGGTCGAGAAACGGCACGCCGAACTCGGCCGAGGCCAGCGTGGCGATGGTTTTACTATCCGCGTATTTATGTTCGACCAGATAGCTAATAAAGGCCTGTTTGCGTTTTTGCGCCTCCTGCAAACAGGTCGCGGCCGACTCTTCGGTCAGCAGCCCCTTTTGAATCAGGCACTTAACCAGACCGCTGAAATGAATGTTGGAAGGTGCTGTCGCCATGAAAAAAGGTCAAGATTGGTTTTACTGCAGCTTTGTGCTGCAAATATAGATGAAGTAAGGATATTATCCAAACTCGACGCTACGTAACGGTCCGCTACCGGCAGGCGGAGCCGGTGCGGAGGAGCAGCCGCCGGGCGTGGTGGCGGCTGCGGCTAAAGCGGCTTAAATTTCGTGGTAGATCGCCGCACCTTCTTCCAGGAACTGCTTGGATTTTTCCTCCATGCCGATTTTTAAAGCCTCCGCTTCTTCCAGGCCTTTTTGTTCGGCGTAGTTGCGCACATCTTGGGTGATTTTCATCGAGCAGAAATGCGGGCCGCACATCGAACAAAAGTGAGCAACTTTAGCCGATTCTTTCGGCAAGGTTTCGTCGTGGAAGGAACGAGCTTTTTCCGGGTCCAGCGCCAGATTGAACTGGTCTTCCCAGCGGAATTCGAAACGGGCTTTCGACATCGCGTTGTCGCGAATCTGCGCGCCGGGATGGCCCTTGGCCAGGTCGGCGGCGTGAGCGGCAATCTTGTAGGTAACGATGCCTTCGCGGACGTCCTGCTTGTTGGGCAGGCCCAAATGCTCTTTTTGCGTCACGTAGCACAACATCGCGCAGCCGTACCAGCCGATGTTGGCGGCGCCGATAGCGGAAGTGATATGGTCGTAGCCGGGGGCGATGTCGGTGGTCAAAGGCCCCAAGGTGTAGAACGGCGCCTCGAAGCAATCTTCCAGCTGCTTGTCCATGTTGACCTTGATCATTTGCAGCGGCACGTGGCCGGGGCCTTCGATCATGGTCTGCACATCGTGTTTCCAGGCGATTTGAGTCAATTCGCCCAAGGTTTCCAGCTCACCAAACTGGGCGGCGTCGTTGGCGTCGTAAATTGAGCCCGGGCGCAGACCGTCGCCCAGCGAGAACGACACGTCATAGGCCTTCATGATTTCGCAGATTTCTTCAAAGTGCGTATACAGGAAGCTCTCGGTATGATGAGCCAGACACCATTTGGCCATGATCGAACCGCCGCGCGAGACGATGCCGGTCAGGCGCTTAGCTGTCAGCGGCACATGTTGCAGGCGGACACCGGCGTGGATGGTGAAGTAATCCACGCCCTGCTCGGCCTGTTCGATCAGCGTGTCGCGGAAGATGTCCCAGGTCAGTTCCTCGGCCTTGCCGTCGACTTTTTCCAGCGCCTGATAAATCGGCACGGTACCAATCGGCACCGGCGAGTTGCGCAAGATCCATTCGCGGGTTTCGTGTATGTTCTTGCCGGTCGACAAATCCATGATGGTGTCGGCGCCCCAGCGGATGCCCCACAGCATTTTTTCGACTTCTTCCTCGATCGACGAAGTAATCGCCGAGTTACCCAGGTTGCCGTTGATCTTAACCAGGAAGTTGCGGCCAATGATCATCGGCTCCAGCTCCGGATGGTTGATGTTGGCCGGGATGATGGCGCGGCCTCTGGCGACTTCGGAACGCACGAACTCCGGCGTGATGAAGGACTGGATGTTGGCACCGTAGGAAAAGCCGGGGTGTTGGCCTTGGTAACGGTCGCGCATCGCTTCCAGATTCTGGTTTTCGCGGATCGCGATGTATTCCATCTCCGGGGTGATGATGCCTTTGCGGGCGTAATGCATCTGGCTGACGTTGTGGCCGGATTTGGCGCGGCGCGGATTGCGGGTCAACTCAAAACGCAGGTGCGCGGTTTTCGGGTCGTGCAGACGTTCGTGGCCGAATTTGGAGGTTGGGCCGCTCAAGACTTCGGTATCGCCGCGCTCTTCTATCCATTTGCCGCGCACCGAGCCCAAGCCTTGATGCAGGTTGATGTCGACGTTGGGGTCGGTGTAAGGGCCGGAGGTATCGTAGACGAAGATCGGCGGGTTTTTCTCGGCGCCGAAATGGGCCGGCGTGTCCGACAGGTTGATCTGCCGCATCGGCACCCGCATGTCGGGTCGGCTGCCCTGGATGTAGACTTTTTCCGAGGCGGGGTAGGAATCGATTCTTACGCTACTGCCGGTGTCGGTAGTAATTTCATTGCGGACAGCGCTCATGCTTATCTCCAAAAATCAGAATAAATCGCGAGCGCAGGGAAGGATTGGCTTTCCTACGCCGGCATTAACCGGATCAGGTTCGAAGGGTTTTTCTCAGCTTCCGCACTGGAATTGGGCGGAAACACCCCTAGCCTTTTAGGTGGGTCGGTACGTTAAATGATAATCCGGCCAATTGCAAGCGCGGATAATACGCCAGTCGCCGCAAAAAGCTTATAAAACAATAGGTTTTATCGCGCCGTCGCCAATCGCCAGCTAATTGCTATGATAAACCCCATCTAGCCAGCCATTCTGCCATGACCGACGAACAAGCCTTTACCGATCTCGACCGCGGTTTCGCCCGCTTCCTTGCCGAACGCAGTCGCTTGAGCGGCGCGAACAAAAACCGTTTCGAAGCCTTGCTGCTGCAGTTATCGGCCCAGCAGAGCGCCGGCCACAGTTGCATTGCGATCGGTGCGGAAGATCGGGAAATTGTGCTGGCTTCCGGGCTGGCCTCCGCCGACCGGGCCACGCCGTTGATCGCCGAAGCCGAGCGCTTGTATTTACAGCGCTACTGGCATTACGAGGAACGCCTGGCTCGGCAACTTGGGGCGCTGGCCCGGCAACAATTCGATGCCGGGCATCTCGAAGCTTGTCTGGACCGCTATTTTCCGAGCCAAGGCGACGAAATCGATTGGCAGAAAACCGCGGCACAAGCAGCCGTCGGCCGAGCTTTGAGCATCATTACCGGCGGCCCCGGAACCGGCAAAACCACGACGGTACTGAAAATTTTGGCATTGCTGCTGGAAACCAGTCGCCAATCGTTACACATAGCCTTGGCCGCCCCCACCGGCAAAGCCGCCATGCGCCTGCAAGAGTCGATTGTCGCCAACAAGCCCGGCCTGGATTGCGCGGCCGAGGTCAAAGACCGGATTCCGGAGCAAGCCAACACGCTGCATCGATTGCTCGGCGCCAAGCCTCCCACGCCTTATTTTCGCCACGACGCCGGCAATCCGCTGCCTTACGACGTGGTGGTGGTGGACGAAACCTCGATGGTCGATCTGGCGTTGATGAGTAAATTGGTCGATGCGCTGAAACCAGGCTCGCGTTTGATTTTACTGGGCGACAAAGACCAGTTGGCCTCGGTCGAGTCCGGCTCCGTCTTGGCCGATCTTTCCGCCGGCCTGGCCGAAAACACGGTGGAGCTGCAGAAATCGCATCGATTCCAGGGCCAAATCAAACAACTTGCCGTAGCCGTGAACCGCCAGGATGCCGAACTAGCCTGGCAACTGCTGCAAGAGCCGAATTCTGCGGTTCGGCGCCTGAACGGCGACCCGATCGACTGGATCATTGAAAACTATGCCGAATATTTGCAAGCCATTGCGGACGGCGCGGACCTAGTTCGAATTTTCGCAGCCTTCAACCGCTTTCGGGTGCTTTGCAGCAATCAACGCGGCCACAACTCGGTCGGCGAGATTAACCGGCGGGTAGAGCAGGAATTGGCAAGCCGCGGCAAAATCCGGTCCGGATCGATATGGTATGCCGGCAAGCCGGTCATGATCACCGCCAATCACGCCGGCATGCAGCTTTATAACGGCGACATCGGCTTATGCTTGAACGACGCTGAACACGGCGGCCAGCTCAGGGTGTTTTTCCCGCGCGGCGAGCAATTCCGAAAATTGTTGCCGGCCCGGTTGCCACCCTGGGAAACGGTGTTTGCGATGACGATCCATAAAAGCCAGGGCTCGGAGTTCGAAAACATCGTGATTGCCTTACCCGATGCCGTCAATCCGGTTCTGAGCAAGGAGCTGCTGTACACGGCGATTACCCGCGCCAAAAAATCGGTCGCCGTCAGCGCGGAGCAGGCCATCTTCGATGCCTGCGTCGGCCATCGTGTCGCCAGATACAGCGGTTTAGCCGCAAAATTGCAAACTTACGCTTCCGGACCAAGCCGATGAAATCGATTAAAAAACGCAGCAAACGCTTATTGGCTGAGATCGAAGCCGCAGCGGACCGGTTAGTGGCTCTGAGTGCAGATTTGGACCTTTTCCAAGGTTTATGCGAAACGGCCGGCCAGATTGGTGCATGCGCGGTTGCGCTGGCCGAACAAGTGTCCGCGGCCGATAAGTCCGAAGCGGCGCTGGTACTGGTTCAGTCGCCCGAGTTGGCTCGGCTGGCGGATTTTGCCGATCTGGATGCGATCAGTTTGCTGGAAGAGCGCATGTTTGCCGTCCAGGCCGATCTGGAGCAAGGTGAGGTCGGCCGTTTTTTGCAACAGGTGTTGGAAAAATCCGAGAAGCTGTATGCCGCGCTTTTGCAAAGCATCCAGCAACTGCTGGCGCTGGCGGAAGCAGCTGAACAGAATTAGTGGCTGCGTTGCACCGAAAAGTGGGCTAAGGCTTCCAGGGCTTGCCTATATTCCGAATCCGGCAGGCAGTCCAATGCGGCAATCGCCAATCCCGCCGCGCGTTCGGCGCATTGCTCGGTATATTCGATTGCATTGGTTGCTTTGACGACTTCGTAAACCTCGTTGAACGCTTCGCGCGAACCCTGTCTGATCGCATCGACCACGATTTGCGACTGGCGTTCGTCGCCGTGCTGGATGGCGTAAATTAGCGGCAGGGTCGGCTTGCCCTCGGCCAGATCGTCTCCGAGATTTTTGCCTAGCTCCTCGCTATTGGCCTTGTAATCCAGTGCGTCGTCGATCAATTGAAACGCTACACCCAGTTGTTGGCCGTAAACTGCCAAAGCTTCTTCGGTGGCGGCGTCCGCCCCGGAAACCACGGCGGCCAATCGAGTTGCCGTGCTGAATAGAATTGCGGTTTTGCGGGCAATCACTTCCAGGTACTTGGCTTCGCTGGTCTCCGGGTTGTTGCAATTCAACAGCTGCAACACCTCGCCTTCGGCGATTGCGGTGGTGGTCTTGGACATGATGTCCATCACCCGCATGTTGTCGGTCCGTACCATCATTTCGAACGCGCTGGAATATAAGTAGTCGCCGACCAATACGCTGGCGGCATTGCCCCACACCGCATTGGCCGATTCTTTGCCGCGGCGCAATTCGGACTCGTCTACCACGTCGTCGTGCAACAA
Above is a window of Methylomonas koyamae DNA encoding:
- the pilB gene encoding type IV-A pilus assembly ATPase PilB; its protein translation is MATAPSNIHFSGLVKCLIQKGLLTEESAATCLQEAQKRKQAFISYLVEHKYADSKTIATLASAEFGVPFLDLDAIDPSFLPIKLVSEKLIRQHHALPLFKRGNRLFVATADPTNFQALDEIKFHTRHNTENILVEEDKLMKMIDTALEAADTSMKDLLDDDLDNIDISAGDEAKPAEETSGSDIDDAPIVRFVNKILLDSIKRGVSDIHMEPFEKRFRIRFRADGILSEVASPPVGIANRIISRLKVMSKMDIAERRVPQDGRIKMQISKNRAIDFRVNTCPTLFGEKVVLRILDPTSAQIGIEKLGFEPEQQKNFLDAIHKPYGMVLVTGPTGSGKTVSLYTGLNILNSVETNISTAEDPVEITVEGINQVNVNPKAGLTFAEALKAFLRQDPDIIMVGEIRDYETASIAVKAAQTGHLVLSTLHTNDAPQTINRLVQMGIEPFNIVSAVLLIMAQRLARRLCEHCKKEMDYPESALISAGFKKEDIGTFKIYGPVGCEHCNNGYKGRVGIYQVMPITEKMRALILRGGNAMEMAELSRSEGINDLRASGLLKVRQGITSLEEIDRVTTE
- the thiC gene encoding phosphomethylpyrimidine synthase ThiC, with the translated sequence MSAVRNEITTDTGSSVRIDSYPASEKVYIQGSRPDMRVPMRQINLSDTPAHFGAEKNPPIFVYDTSGPYTDPNVDINLHQGLGSVRGKWIEERGDTEVLSGPTSKFGHERLHDPKTAHLRFELTRNPRRAKSGHNVSQMHYARKGIITPEMEYIAIRENQNLEAMRDRYQGQHPGFSYGANIQSFITPEFVRSEVARGRAIIPANINHPELEPMIIGRNFLVKINGNLGNSAITSSIEEEVEKMLWGIRWGADTIMDLSTGKNIHETREWILRNSPVPIGTVPIYQALEKVDGKAEELTWDIFRDTLIEQAEQGVDYFTIHAGVRLQHVPLTAKRLTGIVSRGGSIMAKWCLAHHTESFLYTHFEEICEIMKAYDVSFSLGDGLRPGSIYDANDAAQFGELETLGELTQIAWKHDVQTMIEGPGHVPLQMIKVNMDKQLEDCFEAPFYTLGPLTTDIAPGYDHITSAIGAANIGWYGCAMLCYVTQKEHLGLPNKQDVREGIVTYKIAAHAADLAKGHPGAQIRDNAMSKARFEFRWEDQFNLALDPEKARSFHDETLPKESAKVAHFCSMCGPHFCSMKITQDVRNYAEQKGLEEAEALKIGMEEKSKQFLEEGAAIYHEI
- the recD gene encoding exodeoxyribonuclease V subunit alpha, whose product is MTDEQAFTDLDRGFARFLAERSRLSGANKNRFEALLLQLSAQQSAGHSCIAIGAEDREIVLASGLASADRATPLIAEAERLYLQRYWHYEERLARQLGALARQQFDAGHLEACLDRYFPSQGDEIDWQKTAAQAAVGRALSIITGGPGTGKTTTVLKILALLLETSRQSLHIALAAPTGKAAMRLQESIVANKPGLDCAAEVKDRIPEQANTLHRLLGAKPPTPYFRHDAGNPLPYDVVVVDETSMVDLALMSKLVDALKPGSRLILLGDKDQLASVESGSVLADLSAGLAENTVELQKSHRFQGQIKQLAVAVNRQDAELAWQLLQEPNSAVRRLNGDPIDWIIENYAEYLQAIADGADLVRIFAAFNRFRVLCSNQRGHNSVGEINRRVEQELASRGKIRSGSIWYAGKPVMITANHAGMQLYNGDIGLCLNDAEHGGQLRVFFPRGEQFRKLLPARLPPWETVFAMTIHKSQGSEFENIVIALPDAVNPVLSKELLYTAITRAKKSVAVSAEQAIFDACVGHRVARYSGLAAKLQTYASGPSR
- the ispB gene encoding octaprenyl diphosphate synthase, which gives rise to MIAKVSTPASAPIDFDSIKNLTTAETLAVDRLILNELSSDVVLINQIGHYIIGNGGKRLRPMLLLLAAKALGRIDERHLTLAAVIEFIHTATLLHDDVVDESELRRGKESANAVWGNAASVLVGDYLYSSAFEMMVRTDNMRVMDIMSKTTTAIAEGEVLQLLNCNNPETSEAKYLEVIARKTAILFSTATRLAAVVSGADAATEEALAVYGQQLGVAFQLIDDALDYKANSEELGKNLGDDLAEGKPTLPLIYAIQHGDERQSQIVVDAIRQGSREAFNEVYEVVKATNAIEYTEQCAERAAGLAIAALDCLPDSEYRQALEALAHFSVQRSH